One genomic segment of Micromonospora sp. WMMC415 includes these proteins:
- a CDS encoding PP2C family protein-serine/threonine phosphatase → MSEPVNRARRALSQAPADLLLDKVAEVIGRAYGIEDVELLQVDYRLSVLLPLTGGEPVSGPGHPAWRCYDHQVPLVADGYAYLPVSMRGERRGVLRVGPAPDDGAVLAELAEIATVLSHEISAVTDGTDVYRVARRSRRLTLAAEMQWELLPGRSRVRSTFSLAGQLEPAYAVRGDSFDWSDDGDRVWVATINGSGTGVAASLLTSLATFALRNARRAGLSLADQAALADQAVYEVHRGERHLAVLLMELDLHSGVLTVVDAGSPRLVLLRDGEVHDQPLEKQFPLGMFEDTDYREQHFALRRGDRLFVVSDGVVEATGHDTRYGETALDRFLRRTGPMQPLDAVRSLIGDLRAFVAGDLVDDAVVVCLDWTGPRS, encoded by the coding sequence ATGAGCGAACCGGTCAACCGGGCACGAAGGGCGCTCAGCCAGGCACCCGCCGACCTCCTCCTGGACAAGGTCGCCGAGGTCATCGGGCGGGCGTACGGCATCGAGGACGTGGAGCTACTCCAGGTCGACTACCGCCTGTCGGTGCTGCTGCCGCTGACCGGCGGTGAACCGGTCAGCGGTCCGGGGCACCCGGCGTGGCGCTGCTACGACCACCAGGTCCCGCTCGTCGCCGACGGCTACGCGTACCTGCCGGTCTCCATGCGGGGCGAGCGCCGCGGGGTGCTGCGGGTGGGCCCGGCGCCGGACGACGGCGCGGTCCTCGCCGAGCTGGCGGAGATCGCCACGGTGCTGTCGCACGAGATCTCCGCCGTGACCGACGGCACGGACGTGTACCGGGTCGCCCGGCGCAGCCGGCGCCTCACCCTCGCCGCCGAGATGCAGTGGGAGCTCCTGCCGGGCCGCAGCCGCGTCCGCTCCACGTTCAGCCTGGCCGGGCAGTTGGAGCCGGCGTACGCGGTGCGCGGCGACAGCTTCGACTGGTCCGACGACGGCGACCGGGTGTGGGTCGCCACGATCAACGGGTCGGGCACGGGCGTGGCGGCGTCGCTGCTGACCTCGCTGGCCACGTTCGCCCTGCGCAACGCGCGGCGGGCCGGCCTCTCCCTGGCCGACCAGGCGGCCCTGGCGGACCAGGCCGTGTACGAGGTGCACCGGGGCGAGCGGCACCTCGCCGTGCTCCTGATGGAACTCGACCTGCACTCCGGGGTGCTGACGGTGGTCGACGCCGGGTCGCCCCGCCTGGTGCTGCTGCGCGACGGCGAGGTTCACGACCAGCCGTTGGAGAAGCAGTTTCCGCTCGGCATGTTCGAGGACACCGACTACCGGGAGCAGCACTTCGCGCTCCGCCGTGGCGACCGGCTCTTCGTGGTCAGCGACGGCGTGGTCGAGGCGACCGGCCACGACACCCGGTACGGCGAGACGGCGCTGGACCGCTTCCTGCGGCGCACCGGGCCGATGCAGCCGCTGGACGCGGTCCGCTCACTGATCGGCGACCTGCGCGCGTTCGTCGCCGGCGACCTGGTGGACGACGCGGTGGTGGTGTGCCTGGACTGGACCGGGCCCCGGAGCTGA